In a single window of the Drosophila albomicans strain 15112-1751.03 chromosome 3, ASM965048v2, whole genome shotgun sequence genome:
- the LOC117570348 gene encoding 5-hydroxytryptamine receptor 2B, translated as MLGATTTPATLLEFGAIGDVPSILEIELPAILFNESLYIELNGSVTQLDASGINQNSWNISNNIISTSSSGLNATNSNNSVVGSGVNSSSGSNASNQLATAEEEQQRAANERAAAEFWLLVKMITMTVVLGLMILVTVIGNVFVIAAIILERNLQNVANYLVASLAVADLFVACLVMPLGAVYEISNGWILGPELCDIWTSCDVLCCTASILHLVAIAADRYWTVTNIDYNNLRTPKRVFLMIFCVWFAALIVSLAPQFGWKDPDYMSRIEEQQCMVSQDVAYQIFATCCTFYVPLLVILFLYWKIYLIARKRIQRRTQKSFNVRLTETEYDSTARELQKEQRGKRRIAKREQDVEENGAGDGQPQRRTRKRMKICFGRKSNTANIIAGSEGAVARSVAAIAVDFASLAITREETEFSTSNYDNKSHAGTELTTISSDADDYRTSNANEIITLSQQVASATQQHLIASHLNAITPLAQSIAMGGATSSNQTPGSVGGAGAGGTSPMGGGKGVLSSIANPHQKLAKRRQLLEAKRERKAAQTLAIITGAFVICWLPFFVMALTMSLCKACEIHPAVASLFLWLGYFNSTLNPVIYTIFNPEFRRAFKRILFGRKHAARARSAKI; from the exons ATGCTTGGCGCAACGACAACGCCAGCAACATTGCTGGAGTTTGGGGCAATTGGTGATGTTCCAAGCATTTTGGAAATAGAACTGCCAGCAATATTGTTCAACGAGAGTCTCTACATTGAACTGAATGGCAGTGTGACACAGCTGGATGCCAGTGGCATTAACCAGAACAGCTGGAACattagcaacaacatcatcagcaccagcagcagcggtcTCAAtgccaccaacagcaacaacagcgtcgTCGGCAGCGgggtcaacagcagcagcggcagcaatgcAAGCAACCAACTGGCGACGGCCGAGGAGGAGCAACAGAGGGCGGCCAACGAGCGAGCTGCAGCCGAGTTTTGGCTGCTGGTCAAGATGATAACCATGACCGTTGTGCTCGGCCTAATGATACTCGTCACCGTTATAG gAAACGTATTCGTTATCGCTGCAATAATTCTGGAACGTAACTTGCAGAATGTTGCTAATTATTTGGTGGCATCTCTGGCAGTGGCTGATTTATTCGTTGCTTGTCTCGTCATGCCACTTGGCGCCGTCTACGAG ATAAGCAATGGCTGGATACTGGGACCCGAGCTCTGTGACATTTGGACCTCATGCGATGTGCTTTGCTGCACAGCTTCCATTCTCCATCTGGTGGCCATTGCAGCGGATAG ATACTGGACCGTTACGAATATCGATTACAACAATTTGCGTACACCGAAGAGAGTATTCTTGATGATCTTCTGCGTGTGGTTTGCCGCATTGATTGTCTCGCTAGCACCGCAATTCGGCTGGAAGGATCCCGACTACATGAGTCGCATCGAAGAACAGCAGTGCATGGTTTCACAGGATGTGGCCTATCAG ATATTTGCCACATGTTGCACCTTCTATGTACCATTGTTGGTCATCTTGTTCCTATACTGGAAGATCTATTTAATCGCCCGAAAGCGCATTCAGCGTCGCACACAAAAGTCATTCAATGTGCGGCTAACTGAAACAGAG TACGATTCGACAGCGCGTGAACTGCAAAAGGAGCAACGGGGGAAGCGACGCATAGCCAAGCGGGAACAGGATGTCGAGGAAAATGGAGCTGGCGATGGACAGCCCCAGCGACGCACACGCAAACGCATGAAGATTTGCTTTGGACGAAAATCAAATACGGCCAACATCATTGCGGGATCCGAAGGTGCTGTGGCTCGCTCGGTGGCCGCCATTGCGGTTGACTTTGCCAGTTTGGCTATTACACGCGAGGAGACGGAGTTCAGCACCAGCAACTATGATAACAAAAGCCATGCGGGCACCGAACTGACCACCATATCCAGCGATGCGGACGAT TATCGCACTAGCAATGCGAACGAAATCATTACGCTGTCCCAGCAGGTAGCCAGTGCCACACAGCAACATCTAATCGCCTCCCATTTGAATGCCATAACGCCGTTGGCGCAATCCATCGCCATGGGTGGTGCAACAAGCAGCAATCAGACCCCGGGCAGCGTcggaggagcaggagcaggtgGCACTAGTCCAATGGGTGGTGGCAAGGGAGTGCTGTCGAGCATTGCGAATCCCCATCAAAAGCTGGCCAAGCGCCGGCAGCTATTGGAGGCGAAGCGAGAACGGAAGGCAGCACAAACATTGGCCATCATCACCGGCGCCTTTGTCATCTGTTGGCTGCCCTTCTTTGTGATGGCACTCACAATGAGCCTGTGCAAGGCTTGCGAAATTCATCCAGCAGTTGCATCGCTCTTCCTCTGGCTGGGCTACTTCAACTCCACACTCAATCCG GTCATCTACACTATCTTCAATCCGGAATTCCGACGCGCCTTCAAGCGCATACTTTTTGGCCGCAAGCATGCGGCACGTGCCCGCAGCGcgaaaatttga
- the LOC117569045 gene encoding uncharacterized protein LOC117569045 isoform X2: MSKFLDLGLGISLINVYYSLSYFLMWCVELQYGYEDDTETFVWLAVYTCNLFLNVFLFLGLRKRDRLAILVWFSLTLLWFLPKLYGHSRGCRLDRRGSTYKMVNLVVEIYVIISFLVMILVYIYLPQRSKRTLAKQRSVKDNNDDPRDIQMVDLMDKAAPSNVEEINAKTDVVGCLDQKVTSFEFHKAENGSDDDN; this comes from the exons ATGAGTAAATTTTTGGACTTGGGCCTTGGCATTTCCCTAATCAATGTCTACTATTCGctatcatattttttaatgtggtgCGTGGAGCTGCAATATGGGTATGAGGACG ACACTGAGACATTTGTTTGGCTAGCTGTTTATACATGCAACCTCTTTCTCAATGTGTTTCTCTTTTTGGGGCTGCGCAAGAGAGATCGTCTGGCCATTCTGGTCTGGTTCTCTTTGACTCTGCTCTGGTTTCTGCCCAAGCTCTATGGTCATTCAAGGGGCTGTCGATTGGACAGACGCGGTTCAACGTACAAAATGGTCAATCTTGTTGTGGAAA TCTATGTGATTATATCGTTTCTGGTAATGATACTGGTTTATATATATCTGCCCCAGCGGAGCAAACGGACTTTGGCCAAACAGCGCTCCGTGAAGGACAATAATGATGATCCCCGGGACATTCAAATGGTTGACTTAATGGACAAAGCTGCCCCCTCAAATGTGGAGGAGATAAATGCCAAAACAGATGTTGTCGGCTGCTTGGATCAAAAGGTCACAAGCTTTGAGTTCCATAAAGCTGAGAACGGCAGCGATGACGATAATTAG
- the LOC117569045 gene encoding uncharacterized protein LOC117569045 isoform X1, producing MSKFLDLGLGISLINVYYSLSYFLMWCVELQYGYEDDVLFSIDTETFVWLAVYTCNLFLNVFLFLGLRKRDRLAILVWFSLTLLWFLPKLYGHSRGCRLDRRGSTYKMVNLVVEIYVIISFLVMILVYIYLPQRSKRTLAKQRSVKDNNDDPRDIQMVDLMDKAAPSNVEEINAKTDVVGCLDQKVTSFEFHKAENGSDDDN from the exons ATGAGTAAATTTTTGGACTTGGGCCTTGGCATTTCCCTAATCAATGTCTACTATTCGctatcatattttttaatgtggtgCGTGGAGCTGCAATATGGGTATGAGGACG atgttttgttttccataGACACTGAGACATTTGTTTGGCTAGCTGTTTATACATGCAACCTCTTTCTCAATGTGTTTCTCTTTTTGGGGCTGCGCAAGAGAGATCGTCTGGCCATTCTGGTCTGGTTCTCTTTGACTCTGCTCTGGTTTCTGCCCAAGCTCTATGGTCATTCAAGGGGCTGTCGATTGGACAGACGCGGTTCAACGTACAAAATGGTCAATCTTGTTGTGGAAA TCTATGTGATTATATCGTTTCTGGTAATGATACTGGTTTATATATATCTGCCCCAGCGGAGCAAACGGACTTTGGCCAAACAGCGCTCCGTGAAGGACAATAATGATGATCCCCGGGACATTCAAATGGTTGACTTAATGGACAAAGCTGCCCCCTCAAATGTGGAGGAGATAAATGCCAAAACAGATGTTGTCGGCTGCTTGGATCAAAAGGTCACAAGCTTTGAGTTCCATAAAGCTGAGAACGGCAGCGATGACGATAATTAG